A genomic region of Planococcus kocurii contains the following coding sequences:
- the nhaC gene encoding Na+/H+ antiporter NhaC has translation MHNIKSVITPRVSEAILITTAIFLLISVSIIRFKSVPHLPILFSVLLLFGYGLLKKVSYRTLEKGLVDGAGAGMSAVFLFFFIGMLISSWMISGTIPTLIYAGFTLISMTFFYAIVFIVTSLIGLSIGSSLTTVATIGVAFIGMATAMDLSLAITAGAIVSGAFFGDKMSPLSDTTNLSSTIVGVDLFDHIRNMGWTTIPAFVITLGLFVWLSPEATGASVQNISIFKEGLLATGMIHGYTLVPLVVLIVLTLAKTPALMTLALSSISAIAISYLHQTSTASEIFKVLFSGYVSSTGITEIDSLLSRGGMESMMFTVALVLLALSMGGLLFTLGIVQCLLAKVESVLRKVSSVIAASALTAIGINILIGEQYLSILLTGQAFKEPYDKVGLAGKNLSRVMEDAGTVVNPLVPWSVCGIFITGVIGVPTLEYLPFAFFCLLSPVLTILFGFTGKTLTYK, from the coding sequence ATGCATAATATCAAATCAGTCATCACGCCAAGAGTTTCAGAAGCTATTTTAATAACAACTGCTATCTTTCTATTAATCAGTGTCAGTATTATTCGATTTAAATCAGTTCCACATCTTCCTATCTTATTTTCGGTTTTGTTGCTATTCGGTTATGGATTGTTAAAGAAAGTGTCCTACCGAACACTGGAAAAAGGATTAGTTGATGGTGCAGGTGCGGGAATGAGCGCAGTTTTTCTGTTTTTCTTTATCGGTATGCTCATTAGTAGCTGGATGATTAGCGGTACCATTCCAACGTTGATATACGCAGGCTTTACCTTGATTTCTATGACGTTTTTTTATGCTATTGTCTTTATCGTCACATCATTAATTGGATTGTCTATTGGTAGCTCACTCACGACGGTTGCAACGATTGGTGTGGCTTTTATCGGGATGGCGACGGCAATGGATTTGTCATTAGCCATAACAGCTGGTGCAATTGTTTCAGGCGCATTTTTTGGGGATAAAATGTCTCCGTTGTCAGACACAACAAATTTATCTTCGACCATTGTCGGTGTAGATTTGTTCGACCACATTCGCAATATGGGATGGACGACAATTCCCGCTTTTGTCATAACTCTAGGGTTGTTTGTATGGCTTTCTCCGGAGGCGACGGGAGCTAGTGTGCAGAACATCTCGATCTTTAAAGAAGGACTGTTAGCTACAGGCATGATTCACGGGTATACGCTTGTTCCATTAGTCGTGCTTATTGTTTTAACCTTGGCGAAAACACCTGCTTTAATGACGCTGGCATTAAGTTCAATATCAGCCATTGCGATTTCTTATCTGCATCAAACGTCTACAGCTTCCGAGATTTTTAAGGTGCTATTTAGCGGATATGTGTCTTCTACTGGTATCACAGAGATTGATAGTTTGTTGTCACGTGGTGGAATGGAGAGCATGATGTTCACGGTAGCCTTAGTACTGCTCGCGCTTAGTATGGGTGGATTGCTATTTACTTTAGGGATTGTTCAATGTTTGTTAGCTAAAGTAGAGAGCGTACTGAGAAAAGTTTCGTCGGTTATTGCGGCTTCGGCATTAACCGCAATCGGTATCAATATTCTGATCGGTGAACAATACTTGTCCATTTTATTGACGGGACAGGCATTTAAAGAGCCTTACGACAAAGTAGGACTCGCAGGGAAAAACTTGAGTCGCGTGATGGAAGATGCTGGAACAGTCGTCAACCCACTTGTTCCTTGGAGCGTATGTGGAATTTTCATTACGGGTGTTATTGGCGTTCCGACACTGGAGTATTTACCATTCGCATTCTTTTGTTTGCTATCGCCTGTTCTAACGATTTTATTTGGATTCACCGGAAAAACGCTAACATACAAGTAA
- a CDS encoding RDD family protein: MYAGLWLRLKAFALDYVLIFSDMGVLFIVSVIFIPSIQQGFQASRIIAQLTGFILLTLPVSLCFIVADSKMGKQSFGKYKMGIVVTD; encoded by the coding sequence ATGTATGCGGGATTGTGGCTTCGTTTAAAAGCGTTTGCACTTGATTATGTGTTGATTTTTTCCGATATGGGAGTATTGTTTATTGTATCCGTGATTTTCATTCCTTCCATACAACAGGGGTTTCAAGCTTCACGAATTATTGCTCAACTAACGGGCTTCATATTGCTTACGCTACCTGTTTCTCTCTGTTTTATCGTTGCAGACTCAAAAATGGGTAAGCAATCGTTTGGGAAATATAAAATGGGTATTGTCGTAACAGATTAA
- a CDS encoding class I SAM-dependent methyltransferase: protein MNSAMEKTFNFIDNHTTEIQKEQENAYLESLLTTTENWLDGLIKLEADASKEEVRKALQLAVLKGMKEHIQPHHQMTPDALGLLVGYLVELFVKKDQAVILDPAVGTGNLLLTVMNYLDGRLTGAGVELDDLLVRLASNAGNLVEQPITFYLQDALQPLLIDPVDVVVSDLPVGYYPDDETAATYELKADEGMTYAHHLFIEQSLKHTADGGYLFFIVPKALFESEHASQLHSFLKKHAHIQSVMELPDSLFKNSAHAKGILVLQKKQEGIKAPKEVLLARVPNMSKPESMSQFFSQVTSWFKENKE, encoded by the coding sequence ATGAATTCAGCAATGGAAAAAACGTTTAATTTTATTGATAATCACACAACAGAAATTCAGAAAGAACAAGAAAACGCCTACCTGGAAAGTTTATTGACGACTACTGAAAATTGGTTGGATGGACTTATCAAGTTAGAAGCGGATGCCAGCAAAGAAGAAGTTCGTAAAGCACTTCAGCTAGCTGTGTTAAAAGGCATGAAAGAGCACATTCAACCACATCATCAAATGACGCCTGACGCACTTGGGTTATTGGTTGGTTATTTGGTTGAGTTGTTTGTCAAAAAAGATCAAGCAGTCATTTTAGACCCGGCAGTTGGAACAGGTAATCTATTGTTAACAGTCATGAATTACTTGGACGGCCGCTTGACAGGAGCGGGCGTAGAGCTAGATGATCTTCTCGTGCGTCTTGCTTCAAATGCAGGGAATTTAGTAGAACAACCCATTACGTTCTATCTACAAGATGCACTTCAGCCTTTATTGATTGATCCAGTAGACGTTGTCGTTTCAGATTTACCGGTCGGTTATTATCCCGACGACGAAACCGCAGCCACTTATGAACTAAAAGCAGATGAAGGCATGACGTATGCACATCATTTGTTTATCGAACAATCGTTAAAACACACGGCTGATGGTGGTTATTTGTTTTTCATCGTCCCGAAAGCGTTATTTGAATCCGAGCATGCCAGTCAATTGCATAGTTTTTTGAAAAAACATGCGCATATTCAATCCGTTATGGAATTGCCAGATAGCTTATTTAAAAACTCAGCGCATGCTAAAGGGATTCTCGTCTTACAGAAAAAGCAAGAAGGTATTAAAGCGCCGAAAGAAGTTTTGTTGGCACGTGTTCCGAATATGTCTAAGCCCGAATCCATGTCTCAATTCTTTTCTCAAGTTACTAGTTGGTTTAAAGAAAACAAAGAATAG
- the tpx gene encoding thiol peroxidase: MVQITFKNNPMTLPNKEVKVGDQAPDFTVLSPDLSPVTLKDTTGKIRLVSVVPSLDTGVCSDQTRRFSDEAASLGDNVEVLAISVDLPFAQKRWTDINKVDAITTLSDHRDLSFGEAYGLTMQELRLLARSVFVLDENDKVTYVEYVAEGTDHPDYEKALDAVKELTK, translated from the coding sequence TTGGTACAAATTACATTCAAGAATAATCCGATGACTTTACCTAACAAAGAAGTGAAGGTTGGAGATCAAGCTCCAGATTTTACTGTGTTATCACCAGACTTATCACCTGTAACACTTAAAGACACAACTGGAAAGATTCGGTTGGTTAGTGTGGTTCCATCATTGGATACGGGTGTTTGTTCAGATCAAACGAGACGTTTCAGTGACGAAGCCGCATCTCTGGGGGACAATGTAGAAGTACTCGCCATCTCAGTTGATTTACCATTTGCTCAAAAACGTTGGACAGACATCAACAAAGTAGATGCTATTACAACTTTGTCGGATCATCGTGACTTGTCATTCGGTGAAGCTTACGGATTGACGATGCAAGAGCTTCGACTTCTAGCTCGTTCAGTTTTCGTACTTGATGAAAACGACAAAGTTACTTATGTAGAGTATGTAGCTGAAGGAACAGATCATCCCGATTACGAAAAGGCTTTAGATGCAGTTAAAGAATTAACAAAATAA
- a CDS encoding RDD family protein, giving the protein MTDHETNETTVEVPVTKQRPESGGFEEVLFYERKPAGFWVRFWAYLIDLLVIAGLTAILVKPIFALTGIETTSIPWYAPYAIVSAILFYGYFVLMTKFFCQTVGKMVMGIRVVSLKSDSISWMTLLFREWIGRFLSVTILPLYWIVGFTPLKQGVHDYIADTTVVHEESFRKNRLMKKKHIEGSGLHDTQAF; this is encoded by the coding sequence ATGACAGACCACGAAACGAATGAAACCACAGTGGAAGTGCCCGTCACGAAACAGCGTCCTGAAAGCGGAGGATTTGAAGAAGTTCTTTTTTACGAACGGAAACCGGCTGGATTTTGGGTGCGATTTTGGGCTTATTTAATCGATTTACTGGTTATTGCGGGTCTTACTGCTATTCTAGTCAAACCTATATTTGCTTTGACAGGAATAGAAACAACCAGTATTCCTTGGTATGCGCCGTATGCAATTGTATCGGCCATCCTCTTTTACGGCTATTTTGTGTTAATGACAAAATTCTTTTGTCAAACTGTCGGAAAGATGGTTATGGGGATCCGTGTAGTGTCTTTGAAGTCCGATAGCATCTCTTGGATGACGCTCCTGTTCCGCGAGTGGATTGGTCGCTTTCTTTCCGTGACCATTTTGCCGCTCTACTGGATTGTTGGCTTTACACCGTTAAAACAAGGCGTCCACGACTACATTGCTGACACGACAGTTGTTCATGAAGAGTCTTTTAGAAAAAATAGATTGATGAAGAAAAAGCATATAGAGGGGTCTGGGTTGCATGACACCCAAGCATTTTAG
- the sppA gene encoding signal peptide peptidase SppA, protein MNTKRWIALVVAAAVLGISLVINSAFAFLQGGFTEGVDELVANTQSSFSEVVVEDGDFDNRVAVLNVDGVIQDTGDAASLFGTTGYNHSFFMEQLENVKEDPTVKAVVLTVNSPGGGVVESAEIYDKIIEIQEETKKPFYVSMGAVAASGGYYIAAPAEKIFVNKETVTGSIGVIMQSVNYGELADKLGVDFVTIKSGPYKDIMSPTRDMTEEERVILQEMLDDSYESFVDVIEEGRDMTEKEVKAVADGRIMNGRQAVEANLADDFGFEEDVIAQVKTDFDLGNAQVFQYGASQGWGSLLSMKMNSFFGNDLETQMITKMLTEYSSPRMMYLYGEK, encoded by the coding sequence ATGAATACAAAAAGATGGATTGCTCTAGTTGTAGCGGCAGCTGTACTCGGAATTTCATTGGTTATCAACTCGGCATTTGCTTTTCTTCAAGGTGGTTTTACTGAAGGTGTTGACGAACTCGTAGCGAATACGCAATCAAGTTTTTCGGAAGTTGTGGTAGAAGATGGAGATTTTGATAACCGTGTAGCTGTTTTAAATGTAGATGGTGTGATTCAAGACACGGGAGATGCAGCTTCACTGTTTGGAACGACTGGTTATAACCACTCTTTCTTTATGGAACAATTAGAAAATGTTAAAGAAGATCCTACGGTTAAAGCCGTTGTACTTACCGTAAATTCACCGGGTGGTGGCGTTGTGGAGTCGGCGGAAATTTACGATAAGATTATTGAAATTCAAGAAGAAACAAAAAAACCATTTTACGTATCAATGGGAGCAGTAGCTGCATCAGGTGGCTATTATATTGCAGCACCAGCAGAAAAGATTTTTGTTAACAAGGAAACCGTAACTGGCTCTATCGGTGTCATTATGCAAAGTGTCAATTATGGTGAACTAGCAGACAAACTGGGTGTGGATTTTGTGACGATCAAGTCGGGTCCATATAAAGATATTATGAGCCCAACTCGTGACATGACAGAAGAGGAACGCGTAATTCTTCAAGAAATGCTAGATGATTCATACGAGTCGTTTGTCGATGTAATTGAAGAAGGTCGTGACATGACAGAAAAAGAAGTAAAAGCTGTGGCAGACGGACGTATCATGAATGGACGTCAAGCAGTAGAGGCGAATTTAGCGGATGATTTCGGATTCGAGGAAGACGTAATCGCACAAGTAAAAACTGATTTCGATTTAGGTAATGCACAAGTATTCCAATACGGAGCTTCGCAAGGCTGGGGTTCGCTTTTATCCATGAAAATGAATTCGTTTTTCGGTAACGATCTCGAAACACAAATGATTACAAAAATGCTAACTGAATACAGTTCTCCACGTATGATGTATTTATACGGTGAAAAATAA
- the rarD gene encoding EamA family transporter RarD, with translation MTDSKKGVLVIILTYTLWGFMPIFWKQISHVPADEILAGRIIWSFVLTFGFILLTKGGRQLWLDLKKLWISKKKFFLLMLASFLISANWFFYVYAVSHDRIVETSLGYYINPLISMLLGALFLKEKLSPAVKIAFLLAATGVLILTFTFGSLPWLALGMAFSFAFYGLIKKTIQLDALRGLAIETLFVFPIAIAYYIYLMSIDRVSFLETGLTTDVLLVASGLVTAFPLLLFAIGAPLIPMYMIGFLQYIAPSLMLLIGVFIYGEAFTTVDIISFSLIWSALILFTSSKILEARGIRKASRKISV, from the coding sequence ATGACAGATTCAAAAAAAGGCGTTTTGGTCATTATTTTGACTTATACATTATGGGGATTTATGCCGATTTTCTGGAAACAAATTAGTCACGTTCCAGCGGACGAAATCCTAGCAGGAAGAATTATATGGTCTTTCGTATTAACTTTTGGTTTTATTCTTTTAACTAAAGGAGGTCGCCAATTGTGGCTTGATCTAAAAAAGCTGTGGATATCAAAAAAGAAATTTTTCTTATTGATGTTGGCGTCGTTCCTCATCTCTGCTAATTGGTTTTTTTATGTCTATGCGGTTTCGCATGACCGGATTGTTGAAACAAGTCTCGGTTATTACATAAATCCGTTAATTTCTATGCTGTTGGGAGCTCTTTTTTTGAAGGAGAAATTGTCTCCAGCGGTAAAAATTGCTTTTCTTTTAGCGGCAACTGGTGTTTTGATTTTAACTTTCACTTTTGGTTCTTTGCCGTGGCTTGCGCTCGGTATGGCTTTCAGTTTTGCTTTTTACGGTTTGATCAAAAAAACCATTCAATTAGATGCTTTGCGCGGACTGGCAATTGAAACACTTTTTGTTTTTCCGATTGCAATTGCCTATTATATCTATTTGATGTCAATCGATCGCGTTTCTTTTTTAGAGACAGGACTAACAACAGATGTGTTGTTAGTCGCTAGTGGATTGGTTACTGCTTTCCCATTATTATTGTTTGCAATCGGTGCTCCATTGATTCCGATGTACATGATTGGGTTTTTGCAATACATTGCTCCGTCGCTAATGTTGCTAATTGGGGTTTTCATTTACGGTGAAGCTTTTACAACAGTCGATATTATTTCTTTCTCGTTGATTTGGAGCGCTTTAATTTTGTTTACTTCTTCAAAAATTTTGGAGGCACGGGGAATTCGAAAGGCAAGCAGGAAAATTTCGGTTTAG
- the mbcS gene encoding acyl-CoA synthetase MbcS encodes MKREELLAPDSYNLVEEIERYATGDGKLAILWENDQGEKHQLTYDELIERANRAANSFETAGLVKGDVVLVMVPRLIEAYVAYIGALKAGLAVIPSSEMLRAKDIAYRLNHSDAKAVIAYEPFMDQFEGVKEMDNVVKFVIGKSGSSWISLVDEMAAASPEYIAAPTKKDDMAFLSYTSGTTGNPKGAVHSHGWAYAHLRTSAEHWLGAKEGDVVWATASPGWQKWVWSPFLATLGSGATGFVYNGKFDPTIYLELMETRKVNVLCCTPTEYRLMAKQKDLANYHLSALHSAVSAGEPLNAEVINVFKNHFDIEVRDGYGQTENTLLVGVMKGMESRIGSMGKPTPGNHVEIIDEFGNPCPVGEVGDIAVHVETPALFKEYFKDPERTKMQFRGDYYVTGDKASKDEDGYFWFEGRGDDIIISSGYTIGPFEVEDALVKHPTVQECAVIGAPDEIRGTIVKAFVVLVEGHTASDSLVKELQNHVKELTAPYKYPRAIDFLAELPKTASGKIRRVELRQQEHAKK; translated from the coding sequence ATGAAAAGAGAAGAATTACTAGCGCCGGATTCGTATAATTTGGTGGAGGAAATTGAGCGATACGCAACAGGTGACGGCAAACTTGCGATTCTATGGGAAAACGATCAAGGGGAAAAACACCAACTTACATATGATGAATTAATAGAGCGTGCAAATCGTGCAGCGAATAGTTTTGAAACAGCAGGTCTTGTTAAAGGTGACGTCGTGCTCGTAATGGTGCCACGTTTGATCGAAGCATATGTTGCGTATATCGGAGCACTAAAGGCGGGCTTAGCGGTCATTCCCAGCTCTGAAATGCTTCGGGCAAAAGATATTGCGTACCGCTTAAATCACAGTGATGCAAAAGCGGTAATCGCCTATGAGCCGTTCATGGATCAATTCGAAGGTGTGAAGGAAATGGACAATGTCGTGAAGTTTGTCATTGGAAAATCAGGAAGTTCATGGATTTCTTTAGTTGATGAAATGGCTGCCGCTTCTCCTGAATACATAGCAGCGCCTACTAAAAAAGACGATATGGCGTTCTTATCTTATACTTCAGGAACTACCGGCAATCCCAAAGGAGCCGTACATAGCCATGGCTGGGCATATGCACATCTTCGAACGTCAGCGGAGCACTGGCTCGGTGCAAAAGAAGGGGATGTTGTTTGGGCAACCGCAAGTCCAGGTTGGCAAAAATGGGTTTGGAGTCCGTTCTTAGCGACACTAGGTAGCGGAGCTACCGGTTTTGTTTACAATGGTAAATTTGATCCGACTATTTATTTAGAACTCATGGAAACACGCAAAGTCAATGTGTTGTGCTGTACGCCGACAGAATACCGGTTGATGGCAAAACAAAAAGATTTAGCCAACTATCATTTGTCCGCTTTGCACAGCGCAGTGTCTGCGGGGGAACCACTTAACGCAGAAGTCATCAATGTTTTTAAAAATCATTTTGACATAGAAGTCCGCGATGGTTATGGCCAGACGGAAAATACGTTGCTGGTCGGAGTTATGAAAGGCATGGAGTCTCGCATTGGTTCTATGGGCAAACCGACGCCTGGCAACCATGTCGAAATCATTGATGAGTTCGGTAACCCGTGTCCAGTTGGTGAAGTGGGGGATATTGCTGTTCATGTTGAGACACCTGCTTTGTTTAAGGAATATTTTAAAGATCCCGAACGAACCAAGATGCAATTCCGCGGAGATTATTATGTAACGGGTGATAAAGCATCAAAAGATGAAGATGGTTATTTTTGGTTTGAAGGTCGAGGAGACGATATCATTATTTCTTCCGGCTATACAATCGGACCTTTTGAAGTAGAAGATGCACTGGTTAAACATCCGACTGTTCAAGAATGTGCAGTTATTGGTGCACCCGACGAAATACGCGGCACGATTGTCAAAGCTTTTGTCGTACTAGTAGAAGGTCATACGGCTTCAGATAGTTTGGTAAAAGAATTACAAAATCACGTAAAAGAATTAACCGCACCTTATAAATACCCTCGGGCAATCGACTTTTTAGCAGAGTTGCCAAAAACGGCATCTGGTAAAATTCGACGTGTGGAATTACGCCAGCAAGAACACGCGAAAAAATAA